CATCGAGACGCCGCGGCTGCTGCTCATGAGCGCAAGCTCGCAGCACCCGGGCGGGCTGGCCAACTCCTCGGGGCAGGTCGGGCGCAACTACATGCGTCACACGACCGGCTCGGCGTACGCGACCTTCGAGAACCCGGTGCGGATGTATCGCGGCGAGACGATGGCCGGGATCATCGCCGACGAAGCCAAGCACGACCCGTCTCGCGGGTTTGCCGGTGGCTACTACATGGAGACGCTGTCGCTGGGGCCGGCATTCCTCGCAAGCTTCGTCGAACCCGGCGAGTGGGGGCGCTCCTTCACCGAGAAGCTCGATGCCTACGAGCGCACCGCGGGCATGTGGATCGTCGGTGAGGACATGCCGCAGGAGAGCAACGCGATCACGCTCAACACCGACCAGAAGGACGCGCACGGACTGCCGACGCCCAACGTGCATTTCGATGACCACCCCAACGACGTCGCGATGCGCGAGCACGGATATGCCGCCGCCGATGAGGTGTACGGCGCGGTCGGGGCACTGTCGGTGCACCACACCCCGCCGTACCCCTCGACGCACAACCTCGGGACCGCCCGGATGAGCGAGCGCCCCGAAGACGGGGTGGTCAACGGCTATGGCCGGGCGCACGACGTACCCAACCTGTTTGTCTCCGACGGGTCGGTGATGACCACCGGTGGCGCGGCCAACCCGACGCTGACCATCGTCGCGCTGGCGATGCGCCAAGCCGACCACATCATGAATCAGATGAAATCCGGTGAACTCTAGGCTAAGTTCTGCAAGATGCGGACCTTGGGACGACATCTCGTAGCACTCGCACTCTGCCTGCCGCTGCTGGTCGCGTGCGGCGGCGACGCCGCGACCCCGCCCGAGTCGACATCCAGCGAGACATCGACGACCTCCGACCCGTCGGCGTCGGCCTCGGGGACAGCGGGTTCGGGCGATCAGACCATCGACGTCGATGGCGCGCAGGTCGCCACCTCGTGCAGCGGCCCGGAAGACTCCGACGGCCCGACCGTCGTCCTGCTGGCCGGCATGCCCGACCCGCTCACGACGTTTGCCGACCTGCAGGCCTCGATCGCGCAGTCGGCTCGGGTGTGCAGCTACGACCGACTTGGTGAGGGCACGAGCTCGCCGCCAGCGGATCAGCAGTCGCTCGCCGACATTGCGACCTTCTTGGACAAAGTCCTTGCGGCACAAGGGATCGACGGCGACGTGCTCCTGGTCGGTCACTCGTTGGGCGGGCTGGTCGCCGCCCAGTTTGCCCAGCAGTACCAAGACCGTACGGCGGGGCTGCTCCTTCTCGATGCGACGCCGCCGTCGATGGTCCAGGCCATCCTGACGCTTATCCCGGACACCGCGACCGACATTGCGGCCGCCGTGCGCGGCGAGATGCTCGCGCTGTCAACCGGTGAGAATCCCGAGAAGCTTGTCTATCAAGGCGAGGCGATCGGCAGCGTCGGCGACGTCCCGCTGGTCGCGATCCGCCACGGGCAGCCGATCTTTGCGCAGGTTCCGACGTACGGCGAGGGCATCGAGCAGGCGTGGGTGAGCGGGCAGGATACCTGGCCGACGCTGAGCAGTGACGGCACCCTGCTCGTGGCCGAGTCCAGTGGCCACTACATCTACCGCGACCAGCCCGACCTGGTCCTCGAACAGGTCACCGCGCTCCTGGACTAGCCATCGCTTGGCGCTCCTGACCCACGTAGGGCGCCTCGACCCCACGTATATCTGGGGTCGAGGCACTCCACGTGGGTCACTGCTCGGGCTGATGCGCTCAGGAACGCTCCGCGGCGCGCCACTCGTCGGCGAGCAGGGCGTACTGCATGCCATCGAGCCAGCGTCCGTCACGATGCAGCGAGTCGGCGATGTTGTAGGCCTCCCGACGCATTCCGAGGCGTTCCATCAGCTTCCACGAGGCGGTGTTGTCGGCGAAGCAGAGCGCGACGACGCGGCGTCGCCGGTCTGATCGTCAGCCGGTCGGTCACCATGGGCAAGTCGAGATTGGCAAGGCCACGCGTCATGCCCTGACGCTATCGTCGGCGTCGAGGTGATTTTTATGGGTGAGGCTCAGCAGCAGGTCGGCGCGATCGCGTCCGGACAGACAAGTTCCGTAGCAGCAACACAGGCCATGATCGAGCGGATCGAGGCTGGTGACGGTGAGATCAACGCAGTGGTGGTCCGCGACTTCGACCGCGCGTTAGAGCAGGCGGCGTACGCCGATCAGCGGCTCGCGGCCGGCGAGCGCGCGCCCCTGTTGGGCTTGCCGATGACGGTCAAGGAAAGCATCGACATCGCCGGACTGCGATCCACCTGGGGGATGCCCGAGCACGCCGATCACGTCGCGAGCCGCGATGCCGTCGTCGTCGACCGGTTGCGCGCTGCCGGAGCGGTGATCGTCGGCAAAACCAACGTCTCCCCCGCCCTGGCTGACTTGCAGGCGGTCAACGAGGTATACGGCGCCACCCACAACCCCTACCTGCACGGGCGCACGCCGGGCGGCTCATCGGGAGGCTCTGCCGCGGCGCTCGCCGCGGGGTTCACGAGCCTGGAGGTCGGCAGCGACATCGGCGGGTCGATCCGCCTCCCGGCGGGATTCTGCGGGGTATGGGGCCTGAAGCCGACGTACGGCGCGGTCTCCATGCAAGGTCACTACTTGCCCGGCACCGACGGCGCCGACCTGCCACTCGGTGTCGGCGGCCCGCTCGCCCGCTCGGCCGACGACCTCGCGCTGCTGCTGTCGGTGCTGGCCGACCATCCGCTCGCCGGCCCGCGCAACCTCGACACGCCACGGGTCGCCGTGGTCGCACCGCACCCCGTCGCCCCGATCGGAGCCGATGTGGCCGCGGCCGTGGATGCCACCGTCGCCGCGCTGGAGGCGCTCGGCGCGCAGATCGACCGTGCGCCGCAGCTGCCTGACCTACAGACCGACAACCGGCGATACGTCAAGCTCCTCAACACCGCCCTTGCCCACGGCGCTTCTGCCCCCGGGCGCGAACCGTTGAGCGCCTCGGACTGGCTGGACCTGCTCGATGAGCAGGCGCGGGCGGCCCGCGCGTGGGACGACGTACTCGCCGACCGCTACGACTACGTGCTGGCCCCGACGTTCAGCCGTACGGCATTCCCGATCGACGACACCGACATCGCCGGCCGCACCCTCGATGTCGACGGCGAGGCGGTGCCGTGTGCCACGCAGCTCGCCTGGGCCGGCATGGCGACCTACTCCGGCCTGCCGGCGGTGAGCTTCCCGGCCGGTCGCGGCAACGACGACCTGCCGATCGGGCTGCAGCTGATCGGGCCGCGCCACGGCGATCTCGACGTCATCGACCTCGCTGCGCGGGTGGCGCGCGGTTAGCGCGTAGCGTTTCGGTCACTCGGTGACTGAAACGCTACGCACTAAGCCACTAGTCCTCGAACGCCTCCGGCGCCGGGCACGAGCAGACCAGGTTGCGGTCGCCGTACGCGCCGTCGATGCGCTGCACCGGCGCCCAGTACTTCGCGCGGCGGGTGTCCTCGGTGGGGTACGCCGCCTCCTCGCGCGTGTAGGCATGCGGCCACTGGCCGGCGATCTCCAGCGCGGTGTGCGGTGCTCCGCGCAGCGGGTTGTCATCGGCCGGCCAGTCGCCCGCGCTCACGCGGTCGGCCTCGGCGCGGATCGCGATCATCGCCTCGCAGAACCGGTCCAGCTCGGCCAGGTCCTCGGACTCGGTCGGCTCGACCATCAGCGTGCCCGCGACGGGGAAGCTCATCGTCGGCGCGTGGAAGCCGTAGTCGATCAGCCGCTTGGCGACGTCGTCGACGGTCACCCCGGTCGCCTTGGTGAGCGGGCGGATGTCGAGGATGCACTCGTGCGCGACGAAACCGTCGGTGCCGGCGTAGAGCACCGGGTAGTGATCACGCAGCCGCGCCGCGACGTAGTTGGCATTCAGTACGGCGTTCGCGGTCGCGCGCGACAGCCCGTCGCCGCCCATCATCGCGATGTACGCCCACGAGATCGGCAGGATGCCCGCCGAGCCCCACGGAGCCGCGGACACCGGGCCGGGGCCGGTCGCCGGGCCAGCGGAGTCGACCAGTGGATGGTTGGGCAGGTACGGCGCGAGGTGCTCGCGTACGCCGATCGGCCCGACACCGGGACCGCCACCGCCATGCGGGATGCAGAACGTCTTGTGCAGGTTCAGATGCGAGACGTCCGAGCCGAACTTGCCCGGCTGCGCGAGCCCGACGAGCGCGTTGAGGTTGGCGCCATCCACGTACACCTGCCCGCCCGCGTCATGGACCAGCCCGCACACCTCGCGGATCGTCTGCTCGTAGACACCGTGCGTGGAAGGGTAGGTGACCATCATCGCGGCCAGATGCGAGGCGTGCTGCTCGATCTTTGCCCGCAGGTCGTCGATGTCGATGTTGCCGTTGTGGTCGCACTTCACGACCACGACCTTCAAGCCGGCCATCACCGCTGAGGCGGCGTTGGTGCCGTGGGCCGACGACGGGATGAGGCAGATGTTGCGCTCGGCCTGCCCGTTGTCCTCGTGGTACTTCGCGATCGCCAGCAGCCCGGCAAACTCACCCTGCGAGCCGGCGTTGGGCTGCAGCGACACCGCGTCGTAACCGGTCACCGATGCCAGCCACCGCTCAAGATCGGCGAAGAGCTCGGCGTACCCCTGGGCCTGCGAGACCGGGGCAAACGGGTGCATGCGCCCGAACTCCGGCCAGGTGATCGGCTCCATCTCGGTGGTCGCGTTGAGCTTCATCGTGCACGAACCGAGCGGGATCATGCCGCGGTCGAGCGCGTAGTCCTTGTCCGAGAGCGAGCGCAGGTAGCGCAGCATCGAGGTCTCGGAGTGGTGGGTGTGGAAGACCGGGTGCATCAGGAACTGCGACTCGCGCGGCATGCTGAGCGCATCAGAGGCGACCGGATCGGTCAGATCGACGCCGAAGGCGCCAGCGACCGCGTCCAGGTCGACCTCGGTCGTCGTCTCGTCGACCGACAGCTGCAGCGTGTCGTCGTCGACCAGCCACAGGTTGATGCCCGCATCGAGCGCTCGGGCGACGACGTCCGCGGCACCGCCGGGCACCCGCACGGTGAGCGTGTCGAAGTAGCTGTCGCTCACGACCTCAACTCCGCCGGCGGACAGCGACGCGGCGAGGCGTACGGCGCTGCTGTGCACCTTGCGGGCGATCGCGCGCAGCCCGTCGGGACCGTGGTAGACGGCGTACATGCTGGCGATGATGGCCAGCAGCACCTGGGCGGTGCAGATGTTGGAGGTGGCCTTCTCGCGGCGGATGTGCTGCTCGCGGGTCTGCAGCGCGAGGCGGTACGCCGCACCGCCGCCGGCATCGACCGAGACCCCGACGAGGCGGCCGGGCATGGTGCGCTGCAGCCCCTCGCGCACGGCCATGAAGCCCGCGTGCGGGCCGCCGTACCCCATGGGTACGCCGAACCGCTGCGCCGAGCCGACCGCGATGTCGGCACCGAGCTCGCCCGGTGAGGTGAGCAGGCTCAGCGCGAGCAGGTCGGTGGCCACGACGGCGAGAGCGCCGGCGCCT
The nucleotide sequence above comes from Epidermidibacterium keratini. Encoded proteins:
- a CDS encoding alpha/beta fold hydrolase; this encodes MGRHLVALALCLPLLVACGGDAATPPESTSSETSTTSDPSASASGTAGSGDQTIDVDGAQVATSCSGPEDSDGPTVVLLAGMPDPLTTFADLQASIAQSARVCSYDRLGEGTSSPPADQQSLADIATFLDKVLAAQGIDGDVLLVGHSLGGLVAAQFAQQYQDRTAGLLLLDATPPSMVQAILTLIPDTATDIAAAVRGEMLALSTGENPEKLVYQGEAIGSVGDVPLVAIRHGQPIFAQVPTYGEGIEQAWVSGQDTWPTLSSDGTLLVAESSGHYIYRDQPDLVLEQVTALLD
- a CDS encoding amidase family protein, with product MGEAQQQVGAIASGQTSSVAATQAMIERIEAGDGEINAVVVRDFDRALEQAAYADQRLAAGERAPLLGLPMTVKESIDIAGLRSTWGMPEHADHVASRDAVVVDRLRAAGAVIVGKTNVSPALADLQAVNEVYGATHNPYLHGRTPGGSSGGSAAALAAGFTSLEVGSDIGGSIRLPAGFCGVWGLKPTYGAVSMQGHYLPGTDGADLPLGVGGPLARSADDLALLLSVLADHPLAGPRNLDTPRVAVVAPHPVAPIGADVAAAVDATVAALEALGAQIDRAPQLPDLQTDNRRYVKLLNTALAHGASAPGREPLSASDWLDLLDEQARAARAWDDVLADRYDYVLAPTFSRTAFPIDDTDIAGRTLDVDGEAVPCATQLAWAGMATYSGLPAVSFPAGRGNDDLPIGLQLIGPRHGDLDVIDLAARVARG
- the gcvP gene encoding aminomethyl-transferring glycine dehydrogenase, coding for MAQHPDYFAFENRHIGPDDDQRKQMLSVVGAADLDDLLARAVPADIRLSGALELPEAVTETEAIARLRAYADANTVVRSMIGLGYYDTHLPAVIKRNVLESPAWYTAYTPYQPEISQGRLEALLNFQTVVSDLTGLAIAGASLLDEATAAAEAMTLALRSWKGKSERPTFVVDVDTFPQTRAVIRTRAEALGLRVLELDLTEGLEQALFHAEADLADVFGVLVQYPAGSGQIRDPRSIIQAAQGAGALAVVATDLLALSLLTSPGELGADIAVGSAQRFGVPMGYGGPHAGFMAVREGLQRTMPGRLVGVSVDAGGGAAYRLALQTREQHIRREKATSNICTAQVLLAIIASMYAVYHGPDGLRAIARKVHSSAVRLAASLSAGGVEVVSDSYFDTLTVRVPGGAADVVARALDAGINLWLVDDDTLQLSVDETTTEVDLDAVAGAFGVDLTDPVASDALSMPRESQFLMHPVFHTHHSETSMLRYLRSLSDKDYALDRGMIPLGSCTMKLNATTEMEPITWPEFGRMHPFAPVSQAQGYAELFADLERWLASVTGYDAVSLQPNAGSQGEFAGLLAIAKYHEDNGQAERNICLIPSSAHGTNAASAVMAGLKVVVVKCDHNGNIDIDDLRAKIEQHASHLAAMMVTYPSTHGVYEQTIREVCGLVHDAGGQVYVDGANLNALVGLAQPGKFGSDVSHLNLHKTFCIPHGGGGPGVGPIGVREHLAPYLPNHPLVDSAGPATGPGPVSAAPWGSAGILPISWAYIAMMGGDGLSRATANAVLNANYVAARLRDHYPVLYAGTDGFVAHECILDIRPLTKATGVTVDDVAKRLIDYGFHAPTMSFPVAGTLMVEPTESEDLAELDRFCEAMIAIRAEADRVSAGDWPADDNPLRGAPHTALEIAGQWPHAYTREEAAYPTEDTRRAKYWAPVQRIDGAYGDRNLVCSCPAPEAFED